The Pontibacter pudoricolor genome contains a region encoding:
- a CDS encoding energy transducer TonB, which produces MKTLCTCLAAIILLVTAHSATAQTKTVRYLSKSGRAEVAVQEAHYFEVEEKKEEGWGGTRTRYLVADSSKTSLFNYSNLHGGVYGRGILEGMHYEWYPNGKLKTEAIYVKDELHGPYKSWYENGQMHYVQHYQNYKLQDTLKAYYETGELRRIEVYNQNELISGKLFDKEGKELKFFRMIVMPKYKGGEQQLMRHLSRNLKYPKSAHQRGVGGVVMVAFVISETGVIKDIEVVQSVDPELDAEAVRVVKTLPNWEPALVEGKPEDMAFTLPLRFVASTKW; this is translated from the coding sequence ATGAAAACACTTTGCACCTGCCTGGCAGCAATAATTTTACTTGTAACAGCCCACAGTGCTACTGCGCAAACTAAAACCGTAAGATACCTTAGCAAAAGCGGACGTGCAGAGGTAGCTGTTCAGGAAGCCCATTATTTTGAGGTTGAAGAGAAAAAGGAAGAAGGCTGGGGCGGCACCCGTACCCGCTACTTAGTAGCCGACAGTTCAAAAACCAGCCTGTTTAACTATAGCAACTTACATGGCGGGGTTTATGGGCGAGGGATCTTGGAAGGTATGCATTACGAGTGGTACCCGAACGGGAAGCTGAAGACAGAGGCTATTTATGTGAAAGACGAGTTGCATGGGCCGTATAAAAGCTGGTATGAGAACGGGCAAATGCATTATGTGCAGCACTATCAGAACTATAAACTACAGGACACACTAAAAGCTTACTACGAAACGGGCGAGCTGCGTCGGATAGAGGTTTACAACCAGAATGAGCTGATCTCGGGAAAACTGTTTGATAAGGAAGGCAAAGAGCTGAAATTTTTCAGGATGATAGTGATGCCAAAATATAAAGGTGGCGAGCAACAGCTTATGCGTCATTTATCCCGAAATCTGAAGTACCCTAAATCAGCACACCAGCGAGGTGTTGGCGGTGTTGTTATGGTAGCTTTTGTGATAAGCGAAACCGGCGTAATTAAAGATATAGAAGTAGTGCAAAGCGTAGACCCTGAGCTGGATGCTGAAGCTGTTCGTGTTGTAAAAACGCTACCGAACTGGGAACCTGCACTTGTAGAAGGCAAGCCTGAAGACATGGCATTCACGTTACCGCTGCGCTTTGTTGCTAGTACTAAATGGTAA
- a CDS encoding ABC transporter ATP-binding protein: protein MKIFRDKPAAAPKAANDKKSFKEQVGALKNLPKFFRLIWETSPSMTIGNMLLRLVKSALPLSMLYIGKLIIDEVIRLIAVTGERDLSYLWMLVAAELGLAIVSDLISRGITLLDSLLGDLFSNKTSVTLIEHAATLDLTQFEDATFYDKLERARRQTVTRVVLMSQVLSQVQDIVTIGFLAVGLVAFNPWLILILLVAVIPSFLGETHFNERTYSLSRSWTPERRELDYLRYIGASDETAKEIKTFNLSGFLADRFKLLSDKYYLLNKKLIVRRAVWGIALSALGTLAYYGAYIFILAQTVAGIITVGSLTFLAGSFSSMRGLLQGIMTRFSQIAESALYLQDLFDFLELKPQITPPANPIPVPRPIQHGFTFENVGFKYQNSERWAVRNLSFHLRAGEKLALVGENGAGKTTLVKLLARLYEPTEGRILLDGVDLREYDLNDLRHQVGIIFQDYVRFQMSASDNIAIGQISNIRDKERIQGSAQKSLADPVIQRLPDKYDQVLGKRFNKGVELSGGEWQKVALARAYMRDAQLLILDEPTSALDARAEHEVFLRFSELIAGKTAVLISHRFSTVRMADRILFLEQGQLKELGSHEELLAHNGKYAELFKLQAKGYQ, encoded by the coding sequence ATGAAGATTTTCAGAGATAAACCTGCGGCCGCACCCAAAGCCGCTAACGATAAAAAGAGTTTTAAAGAACAGGTTGGTGCGCTTAAAAACCTGCCTAAATTTTTCCGTTTGATCTGGGAAACGAGCCCTTCCATGACCATCGGCAACATGCTGCTGCGCCTGGTAAAATCGGCCCTGCCCCTTTCGATGCTGTATATCGGCAAGCTGATCATTGATGAAGTGATCCGGCTGATAGCGGTGACCGGCGAACGCGACCTCTCTTACCTGTGGATGCTGGTGGCTGCCGAATTGGGCCTGGCTATAGTTTCGGACCTTATCAGCCGGGGCATTACCCTGCTAGACAGCTTGCTTGGTGACCTTTTCTCCAACAAAACATCTGTTACCCTGATAGAGCATGCTGCTACCTTAGACCTGACACAATTTGAAGATGCCACTTTTTACGACAAACTGGAGCGGGCACGACGGCAGACGGTAACGCGGGTAGTGCTGATGTCGCAGGTCCTATCACAGGTGCAGGATATCGTAACTATAGGATTTCTGGCAGTAGGTCTTGTCGCATTTAATCCGTGGCTTATTCTTATTCTGTTGGTAGCCGTTATTCCGTCGTTCCTGGGCGAAACACATTTTAACGAGCGCACCTATTCCCTCTCCCGCTCTTGGACGCCCGAACGGCGCGAACTGGATTACCTGCGTTACATTGGAGCATCTGACGAAACAGCAAAAGAGATCAAGACCTTTAACCTGTCGGGTTTCCTGGCAGACCGGTTCAAGCTGTTATCCGATAAATATTACCTGCTCAATAAAAAGCTGATCGTGAGGCGGGCTGTGTGGGGAATTGCGCTTTCGGCTTTGGGTACGCTGGCCTATTACGGTGCCTACATTTTTATACTTGCCCAAACAGTTGCAGGTATCATAACAGTAGGTAGCCTTACTTTTCTGGCCGGCTCGTTCAGCAGCATGCGCGGGCTGCTGCAGGGCATCATGACGCGTTTCTCACAGATTGCAGAAAGTGCTCTGTACCTGCAGGACCTGTTTGATTTCCTGGAGCTGAAACCACAGATAACGCCGCCTGCAAACCCTATACCTGTACCACGCCCGATACAACATGGCTTTACCTTCGAGAATGTGGGTTTTAAGTACCAGAACAGCGAGCGGTGGGCAGTACGCAACTTAAGCTTCCATTTGCGGGCCGGCGAGAAACTGGCACTGGTAGGAGAAAACGGAGCCGGCAAAACAACCCTGGTAAAGTTACTGGCAAGGTTATATGAGCCTACCGAAGGCCGCATCCTGCTAGATGGCGTGGACCTGCGCGAGTATGACCTGAACGACCTGCGCCACCAGGTTGGCATTATTTTCCAGGACTATGTGCGCTTCCAGATGTCGGCTTCCGACAACATTGCCATAGGTCAGATCAGCAACATCCGCGACAAAGAGCGCATACAAGGTTCGGCGCAAAAAAGCCTGGCCGATCCGGTTATTCAGCGCCTGCCCGATAAGTACGACCAGGTGCTCGGTAAGCGCTTTAACAAAGGCGTGGAGCTATCGGGTGGCGAGTGGCAGAAAGTGGCGCTGGCGCGTGCTTATATGCGCGATGCACAGCTTCTGATACTAGATGAGCCAACCTCAGCCCTGGATGCCCGTGCCGAACACGAAGTTTTCTTAAGGTTCTCGGAACTGATAGCAGGTAAAACGGCAGTGCTCATCTCCCACCGCTTCTCAACAGTACGTATGGCCGACCGGATCCTGTTCCTGGAGCAAGGCCAGTTAAAAGAGCTTGGCTCGCACGAAGAACTGCTGGCACATAACGGAAAATATGCTGAGCTGTTTAAACTTCAGGCAAAAGGCTATCAGTAA